A region from the Buchnera aphidicola (Astegopteryx bambusae) genome encodes:
- the folD gene encoding bifunctional methylenetetrahydrofolate dehydrogenase/methenyltetrahydrofolate cyclohydrolase FolD — MLNKIIDGKKISEHIQNKIKNKIKKKIKSGKRPPGIAIILIGNSYSAKIYVKKKKNACKNVGYIFKYWNFKNHVKENKIINLIKKLNKNKQIDGILIQLPLPVNMNTNKILNSISYKKDVDCLHPYNAGCLFQKNPRIHPCTPKGIITLLKRYKINIKGLNTVIIGDSNIVGRPISMELLKYKCTITITNKHTKNLINYTKQADLLIVAIGKSNFINKNWIKKNVIIFDVGINKLSNGTITGDVNFKSVYEKTSYITPVPGGVGPMTVISLLENVLYIYEKYYKK; from the coding sequence ATGTTAAATAAAATTATAGATGGAAAAAAAATTTCAGAACACATACAAAATAAAATAAAAAATAAAATAAAAAAAAAAATAAAAAGCGGAAAAAGACCTCCTGGAATAGCTATTATATTAATAGGAAACAGTTATTCTGCAAAAATTTATGTAAAAAAAAAAAAAAATGCATGTAAAAATGTAGGATATATATTTAAATATTGGAATTTTAAAAATCATGTAAAAGAAAACAAAATAATAAATTTAATAAAAAAATTAAATAAAAATAAACAAATAGATGGAATATTAATACAACTTCCATTACCAGTTAATATGAATACTAATAAAATATTAAATTCAATTTCGTATAAAAAAGATGTTGACTGTTTACATCCATATAATGCAGGATGCTTATTTCAAAAAAATCCTAGAATTCATCCATGCACTCCAAAAGGTATAATAACTCTATTAAAAAGATATAAAATAAATATAAAGGGTTTAAATACAGTTATAATAGGAGATTCAAATATAGTAGGAAGACCTATTAGTATGGAGCTTCTAAAATATAAATGCACTATAACTATAACGAATAAACATACAAAAAATTTAATAAATTATACTAAACAAGCGGATTTATTAATAGTTGCCATAGGAAAATCTAATTTTATAAATAAAAATTGGATAAAAAAAAATGTTATAATATTTGATGTAGGAATTAATAAATTATCAAATGGTACAATTACTGGAGACGTAAATTTTAAATCAGTATATGAAAAAACATCATATATAACTCCTGTACCAGGAGGTGTAGGACCAATGACAGTAATTTCATTATTAGAAAATGTATTATATATATATGAAAAATACTATAAAAAGTAA
- the cysS gene encoding cysteine--tRNA ligase, with product MLKIFNTLTNKKEVFKTFIKKKVCIYVCGVTVYSFCHLGHGRTFVVFDMLIRYLKHIGYKVRYIRNITDVDDKIIKKSFKNNEKIFCLTNRIIKNMQNDFFNLNILPPNVEPRVTENIDIIIKFIKKLLFLKCAYISKNGDIMFSISNFNSYGKLSNQILLNLKKNNKKINFSNKIKKKDFVLWKIKEENNFNNNIYWKSPWGFGRPGWHIECSALSYKYCGKFFDIHGGGLDLLFPHHENERSQSACFLKNNNYVNYWMHSGLLIFDNVKMSKSLKNSYSLRQALLNYDSDTIRYFFLSTHYRKPIIYKKTSLQKARFAVERLYYSLLNTKVNNSITKSSKYFEKKFIKAMNNDLNTPKAISILFAISKKINLEKNKDNIDILATKLIFLGKILGLFFLSYDNFFKKYNTKNFKDKISIYKIKILIKIRNFSRQNKNWSKSDFIRKKINSFGIILEDNVNSTFWKFT from the coding sequence ATGTTGAAAATTTTTAATACTTTAACAAATAAAAAAGAAGTTTTTAAAACTTTTATTAAGAAAAAAGTTTGTATTTATGTATGCGGAGTGACTGTTTATAGTTTTTGTCATTTAGGACATGGCAGAACTTTCGTAGTTTTTGATATGTTGATAAGATATTTAAAACATATTGGATATAAAGTAAGATATATTAGAAATATTACTGATGTTGACGATAAAATTATTAAAAAATCATTTAAAAATAATGAAAAAATATTTTGTTTGACAAATAGAATTATAAAGAATATGCAAAATGATTTTTTTAATTTGAACATTTTACCTCCAAATGTAGAACCTAGAGTTACAGAAAACATAGACATAATAATTAAATTTATAAAAAAATTATTATTTTTGAAATGTGCTTATATTTCAAAAAATGGAGATATTATGTTTTCTATATCTAATTTTAATTCATATGGAAAATTATCAAATCAAATATTGTTAAATTTAAAAAAAAATAATAAAAAAATTAATTTTTCAAATAAAATAAAAAAAAAAGATTTTGTTTTGTGGAAAATAAAAGAAGAAAATAATTTCAATAATAATATTTATTGGAAATCTCCTTGGGGTTTTGGAAGACCTGGATGGCATATTGAATGTTCTGCATTGAGTTATAAATATTGTGGAAAATTTTTCGATATACATGGTGGAGGATTAGATTTACTATTTCCTCATCATGAAAACGAAAGATCTCAATCTGCTTGTTTTTTAAAAAATAATAATTATGTTAATTATTGGATGCATTCTGGATTATTAATTTTTGATAATGTCAAAATGTCAAAATCTTTAAAAAATAGTTATAGTTTAAGACAAGCATTATTAAATTATGATTCTGATACAATTAGATATTTTTTTTTATCTACTCATTATAGAAAACCAATTATTTATAAAAAGACAAGTTTGCAAAAAGCTAGATTTGCTGTAGAAAGATTATATTATTCTTTATTAAATACTAAAGTAAATAATAGTATTACAAAAAGTTCAAAATATTTTGAAAAGAAATTTATAAAAGCTATGAATAATGATTTAAATACACCAAAAGCAATTTCTATATTATTTGCTATTTCAAAAAAAATAAATTTAGAAAAAAATAAAGACAATATAGACATATTAGCTACTAAATTAATTTTTTTAGGAAAAATTTTAGGTTTATTTTTTTTAAGTTATGATAATTTTTTTAAAAAATATAATACAAAAAATTTTAAAGATAAAATTTCTATTTATAAGATAAAAATTTTAATAAAAATTAGAAACTTTTCTAGACAAAATAAAAATTGGAGTAAATCCGATTTTATTAGAAAAAAAATTAATTCATTTGGTATAATTTTAGAAGATAATGTTAATAGTACTTTTTGGAAATTTACATAG
- the aroE gene encoding shikimate dehydrogenase gives MVKFYNSCFCLFGNPVHHSFSPEIHTIFSNQININYFYKTVLVSKENLKNSIKNFFVKKYNLGANVTVPFKKEIIKYLDNLTERAKISRSVNTIKKINNKFLLGDNTDGVGLLYDLNRLNFLRKKNNILIIGSGGAAYGIVPNLISKKNLVYIYNRTNSKSKKLVKYFKKFGNIFCLKRHELKKYYFNLVINATSSGIFNEIPDVPNSIISKNTYCYDLYFNKEKYTPFLKMCKKNGAINLKNGIGMLVSQAAYSCFFWHKKFPNIENTIITLNKKINL, from the coding sequence ATGGTTAAATTTTATAATAGTTGTTTTTGTTTATTTGGAAATCCTGTACATCATTCTTTTTCTCCTGAAATTCATACAATATTTTCTAATCAAATTAATATTAATTATTTTTATAAAACTGTTTTAGTTTCTAAAGAAAATTTAAAAAATTCTATAAAAAATTTTTTTGTTAAAAAATATAATTTAGGAGCAAATGTTACTGTTCCTTTTAAAAAAGAAATAATAAAATATTTAGATAACTTAACCGAAAGAGCAAAAATTTCTAGATCAGTTAATACTATAAAAAAAATTAATAATAAATTTTTATTAGGTGATAATACGGATGGTGTAGGTCTTTTGTATGATTTAAATAGATTAAATTTTTTAAGAAAAAAAAATAATATTTTAATAATTGGGTCTGGAGGAGCAGCTTATGGAATTGTTCCTAATTTAATTTCTAAAAAAAATTTAGTGTATATATATAATAGAACTAATAGTAAATCAAAAAAGTTAGTAAAATATTTTAAAAAATTTGGTAATATCTTTTGTTTAAAAAGACATGAATTAAAAAAATATTATTTTAATTTAGTAATAAATGCTACTTCTAGTGGAATTTTTAATGAAATTCCTGATGTTCCTAATTCTATTATTTCAAAAAATACTTATTGTTATGATCTTTATTTTAATAAAGAAAAATATACTCCATTTTTAAAAATGTGTAAAAAAAATGGAGCGATAAATTTAAAAAATGGTATTGGTATGTTAGTTAGTCAGGCTGCTTATTCTTGTTTTTTCTGGCATAAAAAATTTCCTAATATAGAAAATACTATAATAACATTAAATAAAAAAATAAATTTATAA
- a CDS encoding L-threonylcarbamoyladenylate synthase, translated as MYIEIKKNLDKCVLDLKNGKIIIYPTESVFGLGCDPDNKQAVMNLLKIKNRDINKGLIIISSNYEYIKKYISIKHVPYKNIKKFYKLWPGNFTLLHPAKKSVPSWITGKSKFVAVRITKNKFVHNLCKNFGKAIISTSANLNGLSPCRNIREIFSQFGNNICVMYGNVDFKKNPSAIINIVNGEYIRNG; from the coding sequence ATGTATATTGAAATAAAAAAAAATCTTGATAAATGTGTTTTAGATTTAAAAAATGGTAAAATTATTATATATCCAACTGAATCAGTTTTTGGATTAGGTTGTGATCCTGATAATAAACAAGCTGTTATGAATTTATTAAAAATTAAGAATCGAGATATTAACAAAGGACTTATAATAATATCTTCTAATTATGAATATATAAAAAAATATATTTCTATAAAACATGTACCATATAAAAATATAAAAAAATTTTATAAACTTTGGCCTGGTAATTTTACTCTTTTGCATCCAGCTAAAAAAAGTGTGCCATCTTGGATAACAGGTAAATCTAAGTTTGTTGCAGTTAGAATAACAAAGAATAAATTTGTTCATAATTTGTGTAAAAATTTTGGAAAAGCGATAATTTCTACTAGTGCTAATTTAAATGGATTGAGTCCTTGTAGAAATATTAGAGAAATTTTTAGTCAGTTCGGTAATAATATTTGTGTAATGTATGGAAATGTAGATTTTAAAAAAAATCCTTCTGCTATTATAAATATAGTTAATGGAGAATATATTAGAAATGGTTAA
- the def gene encoding peptide deformylase, which translates to MKIFKILTYPNKKLRCISKPVKRIDIKIQNIIDKMFETMISENGIGLSAIQVNIPLQIITILDTKNFNKKITIINPKIKKKKKKILQNEGCLSFPNQQALVPRYKYLEIEALNYFGKNIKIYAKSLLSICIQHEIDHLFGKLFIDYLSDLKKNIIKKKLKKMKKNKKI; encoded by the coding sequence ATGAAAATATTTAAAATATTAACATATCCTAATAAAAAACTTAGATGCATATCTAAACCAGTTAAAAGAATAGATATAAAAATACAAAATATAATAGATAAAATGTTTGAAACCATGATATCAGAAAATGGAATAGGATTATCAGCTATTCAAGTAAACATTCCATTACAAATAATAACAATTTTAGATACTAAAAATTTTAATAAAAAAATTACAATAATAAATCCAAAAATAAAAAAAAAAAAAAAAAAAATACTACAAAACGAAGGTTGTCTATCATTTCCAAATCAACAAGCATTAGTTCCAAGATATAAATATTTAGAAATAGAAGCATTAAATTATTTTGGAAAAAATATAAAAATATATGCAAAATCTTTATTATCAATATGTATACAACATGAAATAGATCATTTATTCGGAAAATTATTTATTGATTATCTGTCTGATTTAAAAAAAAATATAATAAAAAAAAAATTAAAAAAAATGAAAAAAAATAAAAAAATATAA
- the fmt gene encoding methionyl-tRNA formyltransferase has protein sequence MKKKIKKSLKIVFAGTTSFSEKYLKSLIKSNHKIMQTITKKEKIKKNFPSKIIYTSKKYSIPIIYNTNLKDKNIIKKIKKNNPDIMIIVAYGIKIPKEMINIFPLKAINVHPSILPKWKGPAPIQRSILHGDKLTGISIILINNKFDSGKILKKKTCKISKKDTFKSLSKKLCNVGIKSMFLLLKNIFKKHKKYKKINKIKNNLYASKINKIETKLNWKKTAKFLERSVRAFFPKPGTYFIYKKKRIKVTSSKEIILKKNYLHGEIVKISKHGICVGTKKNCFLIKKIQFEGKNIINSLDIYNGYKNFFTIGSIIR, from the coding sequence ATGAAAAAAAAAATAAAAAAAAGTTTAAAAATAGTTTTTGCTGGAACAACTTCATTTTCAGAAAAATATTTAAAATCTTTAATAAAATCAAATCATAAAATAATGCAAACAATAACTAAAAAAGAAAAAATAAAAAAAAACTTTCCCTCAAAAATAATATATACTTCTAAAAAATATTCTATACCAATAATTTATAATACGAATTTAAAAGATAAAAATATAATAAAAAAAATAAAAAAAAATAATCCTGATATTATGATAATAGTAGCATATGGAATAAAAATTCCAAAAGAAATGATAAACATATTTCCTTTAAAAGCAATAAATGTGCACCCATCAATTCTTCCAAAATGGAAAGGACCCGCACCTATACAAAGATCTATATTACATGGAGATAAATTAACTGGAATTAGTATAATATTAATAAATAATAAATTCGATTCAGGAAAAATATTAAAAAAAAAAACATGTAAAATAAGTAAAAAAGATACATTTAAAAGTTTATCAAAAAAATTATGTAATGTTGGAATAAAATCTATGTTTTTATTATTAAAAAATATTTTTAAAAAACATAAAAAATATAAAAAAATAAATAAAATAAAAAATAATTTGTATGCAAGTAAAATAAATAAAATAGAAACAAAACTAAATTGGAAAAAAACTGCAAAGTTCTTAGAAAGATCTGTTAGAGCATTTTTTCCTAAACCTGGAACTTATTTTATATATAAAAAAAAAAGAATAAAAGTTACTAGCTCAAAAGAAATAATTTTAAAAAAAAATTATTTGCATGGAGAAATTGTAAAAATTTCAAAACATGGAATATGTGTAGGAACAAAAAAAAACTGTTTTTTAATAAAAAAAATTCAATTTGAAGGAAAAAATATTATAAACTCTTTAGATATATACAATGGATATAAAAATTTTTTTACAATAGGAAGTATTATTAGATAA
- the rplQ gene encoding 50S ribosomal protein L17, translated as MRHRKSGKKFNRTRSHFKSMIRNMMCSLFEYERIKTTLSKSKELRRFAEKIITMSKKDSVHNRRLVFSKIRNVKLVRKLFSDISPFFLNRPGGYTRILKCGFRKGDNAIMSYIELVDRKKVHLIKKK; from the coding sequence ATGAGACATAGAAAATCTGGAAAAAAATTTAATCGTACTAGAAGTCATTTTAAATCTATGATTAGAAATATGATGTGTTCTTTGTTTGAATATGAAAGAATAAAAACAACTTTATCTAAATCTAAAGAATTAAGAAGGTTTGCAGAAAAAATAATTACTATGTCTAAAAAAGATTCTGTTCATAATAGAAGATTGGTTTTTTCTAAAATAAGAAATGTAAAATTAGTTAGAAAGTTATTTTCAGATATATCTCCATTTTTTTTAAATAGACCAGGAGGATATACTAGAATTCTAAAATGTGGTTTTAGAAAGGGAGATAATGCCATTATGTCATATATAGAATTAGTAGATAGAAAAAAAGTTCATTTAATTAAAAAAAAATAA
- a CDS encoding DNA-directed RNA polymerase subunit alpha: MYHSFISTLLKPRLVNIKKISFNKSLVTLEPLERGFGHTLGNALRRILLSSIPGCAITEVYIDGILHEYSTKDGVKEDVVDILLNLRELPIKIHSKDSSIITIEKFGECDVVASDISHNGDVEIMALKHFICSLTSETSSIKMRMKVQKGIGYSSASSRINNDNNQNKDFYLGRLLLDAWYSPINHISYNVESARVKQRTDLDKLIILIETNGTIDPESAIRYASTILSEQLESFIYLRDFKKDKIKEEKPKFDPALLRPVDDLELTVRSANCLKTESIHYIGDLIQKTEVELLKTPNLGKKSLTEIKDVLASRNLFLGTQLKNWPPKDLLE, encoded by the coding sequence ATGTATCATAGTTTTATATCCACTTTATTAAAACCTAGATTAGTAAATATAAAAAAAATTAGTTTTAATAAATCTTTAGTTACTTTAGAACCTTTAGAAAGAGGATTTGGTCATACTTTAGGGAACGCTTTAAGAAGAATATTGTTATCTTCTATACCAGGATGTGCTATTACAGAAGTTTATATAGATGGAATATTACATGAATATAGTACTAAAGATGGTGTTAAAGAAGATGTTGTAGATATTTTGTTAAATTTAAGAGAATTACCTATAAAAATACATAGTAAAGATTCTTCAATAATAACAATAGAAAAATTTGGAGAGTGTGATGTTGTAGCTTCTGATATTTCTCATAATGGAGATGTAGAAATAATGGCACTAAAACATTTTATTTGTAGTTTAACTTCTGAAACTTCATCTATAAAAATGAGAATGAAAGTGCAAAAAGGAATAGGATATTCTTCAGCTTCTTCTAGAATTAATAATGATAATAATCAAAATAAAGATTTTTATTTAGGAAGACTTTTATTAGATGCATGGTACAGTCCAATTAATCATATTTCTTATAATGTAGAATCTGCAAGAGTAAAACAAAGAACTGATTTAGATAAATTAATAATATTAATAGAAACTAATGGAACAATTGATCCTGAAAGTGCTATAAGATATGCATCTACAATTTTATCAGAACAATTGGAGTCTTTTATTTATCTGAGAGATTTTAAAAAAGATAAAATAAAAGAAGAAAAACCCAAATTTGATCCAGCATTATTAAGACCAGTAGATGATTTAGAACTTACTGTTAGATCAGCTAATTGCTTAAAAACTGAATCTATACATTATATAGGAGATTTAATACAAAAAACTGAAGTGGAATTATTAAAAACTCCAAATTTGGGAAAAAAATCTCTCACTGAAATAAAAGATGTTCTGGCATCTAGAAACTTATTTTTAGGGACGCAATTAAAGAATTGGCCTCCAAAAGATTTATTAGAATAA
- the rpsD gene encoding 30S ribosomal protein S4 yields MAKYLGPKLKLSRREGVDLFLKSGLRSIDTKCKLKNFPGQHGAKKTRISDYGLQFREKQKVKRLYGILENQFKNYYVKASKLKGNTGENLLKLLERRLDNIVYRIGFGSTRSEARQLVSHKSILVNNKIVNIPSYQISINDVIKVKDSSANQSRIKASLEISKQYEKFLWIEVNVTNMTGVFKQIPERSDLSSDINEHLIVEFYSK; encoded by the coding sequence ATGGCAAAATATTTAGGACCAAAATTAAAATTAAGTAGAAGAGAAGGTGTGGACTTATTTTTAAAATCAGGATTAAGATCAATAGACACAAAATGTAAACTTAAAAATTTTCCTGGTCAGCATGGTGCAAAAAAAACTAGAATTTCAGATTATGGGTTACAATTTAGAGAAAAGCAAAAAGTAAAAAGATTATACGGAATATTAGAAAATCAGTTTAAAAATTATTATGTAAAAGCATCTAAATTAAAAGGTAATACTGGAGAAAATTTATTAAAATTACTTGAAAGAAGATTAGATAATATAGTATATAGAATTGGTTTCGGAAGTACTAGATCAGAAGCTAGACAATTAGTTAGTCATAAATCAATATTAGTTAATAATAAAATAGTTAACATACCATCGTATCAAATTTCTATAAATGATGTTATAAAAGTAAAAGATAGTTCTGCGAATCAATCTAGAATAAAAGCTTCTTTAGAAATTTCTAAACAATATGAAAAATTTTTATGGATAGAAGTTAATGTTACTAATATGACTGGAGTGTTTAAACAAATTCCTGAAAGAAGTGATTTGTCTTCTGATATTAATGAACATCTAATAGTAGAATTTTATTCTAAATAA
- the rpsK gene encoding 30S ribosomal protein S11: MKKNLIKQKKKIKKKYITDGIAHIHASFNNTIVTITDKKGNTLGWATSGGSGFRGSRKSTPFAAQIAAEKCSELVKSYNIQNLEVMVKGPGPGRESAIRSLHSMGFKIINITDVTPIPHNGCRSPKKRRV; this comes from the coding sequence ATGAAAAAAAATTTAATTAAACAAAAGAAAAAAATTAAAAAGAAATATATTACAGATGGAATTGCACATATTCATGCTTCTTTCAATAATACTATTGTAACTATTACAGATAAAAAAGGGAACACATTAGGATGGGCTACTTCTGGTGGTTCAGGTTTTAGAGGTTCTAGAAAATCTACTCCATTTGCCGCTCAAATTGCAGCTGAAAAATGTTCTGAATTAGTGAAATCTTATAATATACAGAATTTAGAAGTAATGGTAAAAGGGCCCGGGCCTGGAAGAGAGTCAGCAATAAGATCATTGCATTCTATGGGTTTTAAAATAATAAACATAACTGATGTGACTCCTATACCTCATAATGGATGTAGATCTCCAAAAAAGAGAAGAGTATAA
- the rpsM gene encoding 30S ribosomal protein S13 has product MIRIHGINIDNRKHVNIALSMIYGIGRSRANYICKDLKISCFAKIGSLHDKQLDMLREKVSKFVVEGDLRRTTKLCIKRLMDLGCYRGLRHRRGLPVRGQRTKTNARTRKGIRKILKK; this is encoded by the coding sequence ATGATTCGTATTCATGGCATAAATATAGATAATAGAAAACATGTTAATATAGCTTTAAGTATGATATATGGTATTGGAAGATCTAGAGCTAATTATATTTGTAAAGATTTAAAAATATCATGTTTTGCTAAAATTGGTTCTTTACATGATAAACAATTAGACATGTTAAGAGAAAAAGTATCTAAATTTGTTGTTGAGGGTGATTTAAGAAGAACAACAAAATTGTGTATAAAAAGATTAATGGATTTAGGGTGTTATAGAGGATTAAGACATAGAAGAGGACTTCCTGTAAGAGGACAAAGAACTAAAACGAATGCGAGAACTAGAAAAGGTATTAGAAAAATATTAAAAAAATAG
- the rpmJ gene encoding 50S ribosomal protein L36 has translation MKVRTSVKRMCKFCKIVRRNNVVLITCKNDKKHKQRQG, from the coding sequence ATGAAAGTTAGAACTTCTGTAAAAAGAATGTGTAAATTTTGTAAAATAGTGAGAAGAAATAATGTTGTTTTAATTACTTGTAAAAATGATAAAAAACATAAACAAAGACAAGGTTAA
- the secY gene encoding preprotein translocase subunit SecY, with translation MINKLKYKYKEFSKRIFFRNRNELQSRVLFIMFAIIIFRIGSLIPVPGININILSEILHKHSGNFLYMLNIFSGGTINKASIFSLGVMPYISSSIIIQLLTIINPYFKNIKKNGEIGKRKIGKYTKYLSFIFAIIQSICISISLPHIYFFKNLVINPGLYFYILCSVSLITGTMFLIWLGELITKYGIGNGISIIIFLGIISGIPNSIFNIIEKVRLESFNYLLLIVLFIFMFCVIFFVVFVERSIYKINIHHPNVNQRRKLYIAKNSYLPLKVNIVGVIPAIFASSVVLFPYTIFSWIISFNKNNFLINLLKYLQPHSFFYIFAYVSLIIFFCFFYTNLTFNSIEMSENLKKTGSFIKGIRPGYKTSEYIRKIVLKLTFIGAIYMIFVCMIPEFIKYFFNFNIYFGGTSLLIVVVVIIDCISQIQNIVVSNVYYKNFRDSNNKFKNNFF, from the coding sequence ATGATAAATAAATTAAAATATAAATATAAAGAGTTTTCTAAAAGAATTTTTTTTAGAAATAGAAATGAATTACAAAGTCGTGTTTTATTTATTATGTTCGCAATAATTATTTTTAGAATTGGTTCTTTAATACCTGTTCCGGGTATTAACATTAATATACTTTCAGAAATATTGCATAAACACAGTGGAAATTTTTTATATATGCTTAATATTTTTTCTGGAGGTACAATAAATAAAGCATCTATATTTTCTTTAGGAGTAATGCCATATATATCTTCTTCTATTATTATTCAATTGTTAACTATAATTAATCCATATTTTAAGAACATAAAAAAAAATGGTGAAATTGGAAAAAGAAAAATTGGTAAATATACCAAGTATCTTTCTTTTATTTTCGCTATTATTCAATCTATTTGTATATCTATTAGCTTACCTCATATATATTTTTTTAAAAATTTAGTAATAAATCCTGGATTATATTTTTATATTTTATGTTCTGTTAGTTTAATAACAGGAACAATGTTTTTAATATGGTTAGGAGAACTTATCACAAAGTATGGTATAGGTAATGGAATATCTATAATAATATTTCTTGGAATAATATCTGGTATACCAAATTCTATTTTTAATATTATAGAAAAAGTTAGATTGGAAAGTTTTAATTATTTGTTATTAATAGTATTGTTTATTTTTATGTTTTGTGTAATTTTTTTTGTTGTATTTGTTGAAAGAAGTATTTATAAAATAAATATTCATCATCCAAATGTTAATCAAAGAAGAAAATTATATATTGCAAAAAATAGTTATTTACCTTTAAAAGTTAATATAGTAGGTGTAATACCAGCAATATTTGCATCAAGTGTGGTATTATTTCCATATACGATATTTTCTTGGATAATTAGTTTTAATAAAAATAATTTTTTAATTAATTTATTAAAATATTTGCAACCTCATAGTTTTTTTTATATATTTGCTTATGTTTCTTTAATAATATTTTTTTGTTTTTTTTATACTAATTTAACTTTTAATTCTATAGAAATGTCTGAAAATTTAAAAAAAACTGGATCTTTTATAAAAGGTATAAGACCAGGTTATAAAACCTCTGAATATATTAGAAAAATTGTATTAAAATTAACTTTTATAGGTGCTATATATATGATTTTTGTATGTATGATTCCTGAGTTCATAAAATATTTTTTTAATTTTAATATTTATTTTGGTGGAACATCTTTATTAATAGTTGTAGTTGTTATTATAGATTGTATTAGTCAAATACAAAATATTGTAGTATCAAATGTGTATTATAAAAATTTTAGAGATTCTAATAATAAATTTAAGAATAATTTTTTTTAA
- the rplO gene encoding 50S ribosomal protein L15, with the protein MLLKSVISCIIKKKKKKRLGRGVGSGLGKTSGRGHKGQRSRKGSSVRIGFEGGQTPLYRRSPKFGFVSKKNIFTKEIKFDFLKKILKKYSIINLNILKTNSVIKKNTKYVKIIGNYKIDKPIILEGIKTTRKISHEIKKNGGVIK; encoded by the coding sequence ATGTTATTAAAAAGTGTAATATCATGTATTATAAAAAAAAAAAAAAAAAAGAGACTTGGCCGAGGAGTTGGATCTGGATTAGGTAAAACATCTGGTAGAGGTCATAAAGGTCAAAGATCTAGAAAAGGATCTTCAGTAAGAATAGGTTTTGAAGGTGGTCAAACTCCTTTGTATAGAAGATCTCCAAAATTTGGTTTTGTTTCTAAAAAAAATATTTTTACTAAAGAAATAAAATTTGATTTTTTAAAAAAAATATTAAAAAAATATAGTATAATTAATTTAAATATATTAAAAACTAATAGTGTTATAAAAAAAAATACAAAATATGTAAAAATTATAGGAAATTATAAAATAGATAAACCTATTATATTAGAAGGTATTAAGACTACAAGGAAAATATCACATGAAATAAAAAAAAATGGTGGAGTAATAAAATAG
- the rpmD gene encoding 50S ribosomal protein L30, which translates to MKYKNLKITQIRSSIGILPKHKLTLLGLGLKKIGSFVNLYSNDSTMGMIKKINYMLKIEEL; encoded by the coding sequence ATGAAATATAAAAATTTGAAAATAACTCAAATAAGAAGTTCAATAGGCATATTACCAAAGCATAAATTAACTTTATTAGGATTAGGATTAAAAAAAATTGGTAGTTTTGTTAATTTATATAGTAATGATTCTACAATGGGAATGATAAAGAAAATAAATTATATGTTAAAAATAGAGGAATTATAA